From Syntrophaceae bacterium, one genomic window encodes:
- a CDS encoding branched-chain amino acid ABC transporter permease — MKRLAELRESIVIAFWFMFLTFPILVIQVNTIEKTIIWRWQNMFYVGIGSFVLSFVWRYFIGKAASGKRNTGEGTAEKKSFLLRIARDARFSRGALLFTAVVAIAFPFLSSTYQVNIMTTALMYVVLGLGLNIVVGQAGLLHLGYAAFYAVGAYTYALLYQHFGIGFWTALPLGALMAMIFGLLLGFPVLRLRGDYLAIVTLGFGEITRLVLENWSEFSSGPSGISEIPRPGFFGLELNLEEATIYLYFLMIAFVLFTIFVTNRLQNSRIGRAWLALREDEVACEAMGVNKTMAKMTAFALGSTWAGMMGVVFAAKTTFVNPASFTFLESAMILSIVVLGGMGSTLGVILASFLLILMPEYLRAFSDYRMLLFGTIMVVMMIFRPQGIITNIRRTYEYHFDRKQNGASGTPA; from the coding sequence ATGAAACGGCTCGCCGAACTCCGTGAATCCATCGTCATCGCCTTCTGGTTCATGTTTCTCACCTTCCCCATCCTGGTCATCCAGGTGAACACCATCGAAAAAACCATCATCTGGCGCTGGCAAAACATGTTCTACGTGGGAATCGGGAGCTTCGTCCTGTCTTTCGTGTGGCGGTACTTCATCGGGAAGGCCGCGTCGGGCAAGCGGAATACCGGGGAGGGAACAGCGGAGAAAAAGAGCTTCCTGCTCAGGATCGCCCGGGACGCCCGATTCTCCCGGGGTGCACTGCTTTTCACGGCCGTTGTAGCCATCGCATTCCCCTTCCTCTCATCCACCTACCAGGTGAACATCATGACAACGGCCCTGATGTACGTCGTCCTCGGCCTGGGCCTCAACATCGTCGTGGGCCAGGCGGGGCTCCTCCACCTCGGTTACGCGGCCTTTTACGCTGTGGGCGCCTATACCTACGCCCTGCTCTACCAGCACTTCGGAATCGGCTTCTGGACGGCCCTGCCCCTGGGCGCGCTGATGGCGATGATCTTCGGCCTGCTGCTGGGCTTCCCGGTGCTGCGCCTCCGAGGCGACTATCTGGCCATTGTGACCCTGGGATTCGGCGAGATCACCCGGCTCGTCCTGGAGAACTGGAGCGAGTTTTCCTCCGGTCCCAGCGGAATTTCGGAAATCCCCCGTCCGGGGTTTTTCGGCTTGGAGCTGAATCTGGAAGAAGCCACGATCTACCTGTATTTCCTCATGATCGCCTTTGTACTGTTCACCATTTTCGTCACAAACCGTCTCCAGAACTCCCGGATCGGCAGGGCCTGGCTCGCCCTCCGGGAGGACGAAGTGGCCTGCGAGGCCATGGGAGTGAACAAGACCATGGCGAAGATGACGGCCTTCGCCCTCGGCTCCACCTGGGCGGGCATGATGGGGGTCGTCTTTGCCGCCAAGACGACCTTCGTGAATCCCGCAAGTTTCACGTTCCTGGAATCGGCCATGATCCTCTCGATCGTGGTCCTGGGAGGCATGGGCTCCACCCTGGGGGTGATTCTGGCCTCCTTCCTCCTGATCCTGATGCCGGAATACCTGCGGGCCTTCAGCGACTACCGGATGCTGCTGTTCGGAACGATCATGGTCGTCATGATGATCTTCCGTCCCCAGGGGATCATCACAAATATCCGCCGGACCTACGAATACCATTTCGACCGGAAGCAGAACGGCGCATCCGGCACGCCGGCTTGA
- a CDS encoding branched-chain amino acid ABC transporter permease LivH (LivHMGF is the membrane component of the LIV-I/LS branched-chain amino acid transporter), whose amino-acid sequence MDYFVELFVGGLTRGSIYALIALGYTMVYGIIELINFAHGEIYMIGAFTALIVATVLAMSGMSGISVLVLAFLVAVLYSACHGFTVEKIAYKPLRGASRLSPLISAIGMSIFLQNYVMLAQTSDFLPFPNLLPELPFMEPYAHIMGSTEFIIVATTAVVMILLTILIKFTRIGKAMRATAQDRNMAMLVGVNVNRIISMTFIIGSSLAAVGGVLIASHIGRINFYIGFIAGIKAFTAAVLGGIGSIPGAVLGSLVLGWTESFATGYVSSDYEDVFAFALLVLILIFRPSGLLGRSTTQKV is encoded by the coding sequence ATGGATTATTTTGTCGAACTGTTTGTCGGCGGTCTGACCCGGGGCAGCATTTATGCATTGATCGCCCTGGGCTATACGATGGTGTACGGTATCATCGAACTGATCAACTTCGCCCATGGCGAGATCTATATGATCGGGGCCTTTACGGCCCTCATCGTGGCCACTGTCCTGGCCATGAGCGGCATGAGCGGCATATCCGTGCTGGTCCTGGCGTTTCTCGTGGCGGTCCTGTATTCGGCCTGCCACGGCTTCACGGTGGAGAAGATCGCCTACAAGCCCCTCCGCGGGGCTTCCCGGCTCTCGCCCCTCATCAGCGCCATCGGCATGTCCATCTTTCTCCAGAACTATGTCATGCTGGCCCAGACCTCCGATTTCCTTCCTTTTCCGAACCTGCTTCCGGAACTTCCGTTCATGGAGCCATATGCGCACATCATGGGCTCGACGGAGTTCATCATCGTCGCCACCACGGCGGTCGTCATGATCCTGCTGACGATCCTCATCAAGTTCACGAGGATCGGCAAGGCCATGCGGGCCACCGCCCAAGACCGGAACATGGCGATGCTCGTAGGGGTCAATGTGAACCGCATCATCTCGATGACCTTCATCATCGGCTCCTCCCTGGCCGCCGTCGGCGGCGTCCTCATCGCCTCCCACATCGGCCGGATCAACTTCTACATCGGCTTCATCGCCGGCATCAAGGCCTTCACCGCCGCCGTTCTCGGCGGGATCGGGAGTATCCCCGGCGCGGTCCTCGGTTCGCTTGTCCTGGGGTGGACCGAGAGTTTCGCCACGGGCTACGTCTCCAGCGACTACGAAGACGTCTTCGCCTTCGCGCTCCTGGTCCTGATCCTCATCTTCCGGCCCTCGGGTCTCCTGGGCCGGTCCACCACGCAGAAGGTATAG
- a CDS encoding branched-chain amino acid ABC transporter substrate-binding protein yields MMKRFLLGVSALCLVFALAGPAPAAETIKIGVAGAHSGDLASYGLPTVKAVELVVNDINARGGVLGRKIELLIEDDVCKPEVATNTATKLVSRKADVVIGHICSGATKTALGIYKDAKLIAVSPSATNPELTQSGRYPNFFRTIASDDAQAKLGVEFAVNRLKVTKIAVLHDKGDYGKGFAEFARKFIEDGKKARVVLFEGVTPGAVDYSAVVNKIRQSGAEAVIYGGYHPEASSIVAQMRKKNMKTLFISDDGVKDDTFIKVAGKYAEGVYASGPKDTKKNPLAIAAIAAHKKAYNSDPGAFFLEGYAAALAVVNAIQKAKSTEYNALVKALRTNYVNTPVGKIRFDNRGDAIGVGFAMYEVKKGTYVEVR; encoded by the coding sequence ATGATGAAGCGCTTTCTTCTCGGAGTATCCGCACTTTGTCTCGTTTTTGCCCTGGCCGGCCCGGCCCCGGCCGCCGAGACGATCAAGATCGGCGTGGCAGGCGCCCACAGCGGAGACCTGGCTTCCTACGGCCTCCCGACGGTGAAGGCCGTCGAGCTCGTGGTCAATGACATCAACGCCAGGGGAGGCGTTCTGGGCAGGAAGATCGAACTCCTCATCGAGGATGACGTCTGCAAGCCCGAAGTGGCAACCAACACGGCCACGAAACTGGTCTCGAGAAAGGCCGACGTGGTCATCGGCCATATCTGCAGCGGAGCGACCAAAACGGCCCTGGGAATCTACAAGGACGCCAAACTGATCGCCGTCTCGCCCTCGGCGACCAACCCGGAGCTGACCCAGAGCGGAAGATATCCCAACTTTTTCCGCACCATCGCCTCCGATGACGCCCAGGCCAAACTGGGCGTCGAGTTCGCTGTGAACAGACTGAAGGTGACCAAAATCGCCGTTCTCCATGACAAGGGGGATTACGGCAAGGGCTTCGCCGAGTTCGCCAGGAAATTCATCGAGGACGGGAAAAAGGCCCGTGTGGTCCTCTTCGAGGGGGTCACCCCCGGTGCCGTGGATTACTCGGCCGTGGTCAACAAGATCAGGCAGTCCGGAGCGGAAGCGGTGATTTACGGAGGATATCATCCCGAAGCCTCTTCCATCGTCGCCCAGATGAGGAAGAAGAACATGAAGACCCTGTTCATCTCCGACGACGGCGTGAAGGACGACACCTTCATCAAGGTGGCCGGCAAATACGCCGAGGGCGTCTATGCCTCCGGACCGAAGGACACGAAGAAGAACCCCCTGGCCATCGCCGCCATCGCCGCCCACAAGAAGGCCTACAACTCCGACCCGGGCGCCTTTTTCCTGGAGGGGTACGCCGCCGCCCTGGCGGTCGTGAATGCAATCCAAAAGGCGAAATCCACGGAATACAATGCACTCGTGAAGGCTCTCCGGACGAACTATGTGAACACGCCCGTGGGCAAGATCCGGTTTGACAACAGGGGCGACGCCATCGGCGTCGGCTTTGCCATGTACGAGGTGAAAAAAGGGACTTACGTAGAAGTCCGATAA